In Cucurbita pepo subsp. pepo cultivar mu-cu-16 chromosome LG10, ASM280686v2, whole genome shotgun sequence, the DNA window ttttcctctATAATTTAAACCTCTCATGGGCACCTTAAACGAACTTGAGTTGCCTAAATTTACTTGGGATCTTACATTATCTTTAACACAACTAAAAATAACTATAATCTTACGTTATCTTACATTATCTTTTAAGTCTGGGCATGGAGTTGGATGTGTAGTTCTTTCCCACACACGACCCATGCATGTGCATATGGACCCACCAAACGGGCTCGTATACGTACCTTTGACCCTGACTTGTTAGGTTAAATGCGCTGACACGTTGCTAGACACCACGAGGGAAAGACCCATATGATatcatgacgaacataaatatcgaatgTATGTGTATTTACTAATATAGCATAACGAGCAAGTATCACGATGCACGTGATATACATAAATGCATGAGGCTTCTATAGCTTAAAATTATAGTCTACAATAAGAAtcatttccttcttcctttcattcaTGTCataatacacattttaaaaatgacttttttccttctaacCTTAAAAATCTTGCTCACAAATTAAAATTGCACACCTAACTCGGGTTTggaattttcctaaaaaaaatgattcacCTAACTCGAGTTTggatttttctataaatataaaaaaaaaataaaaaaaaaaataaaacactcAAAAGTGTGAACCCACGTcaatttagtttgaattttaaaaagagaCAAGGATGAATATGTATTTGGTAGAAGTTTTAAATGGGAAAGGAAAATCTAAATTTGAATTCATGTGAATGCATTACAAccctcaaaattaaaaatgtcttatttatttctatatttaattattaaggtAAAAGTTAATAAATTCTTAGTGTGAAAGGTACGCTGTATCTTAGTTTTCTTccctaataaatattttggtgAAAGTAGTTATGCATTTAGTGACATNCGCTGTATCTTAGTTTTCTTccctaataaatattttggtgAAAGTAGTTATGCATTTAGTGACATTAAAACACCACAATGACTATGATAGCATATAACATTGGTAGAAAGAATTGACAAGTCACATCCACCAATAGTACCTTTTGGAGAATTTTAGCCCTAGCgtgtgtagacatgattttggtgacttGTCTTACACCCCCATAACGACACAAAAAGAATAGTAAAGGTCAATCGAACAAACAAGTAAAAGGGATTGGAACCAGCACGCGGCCATAGATAACACGTCTTGGATAAGCATAATTGGAACATCCGATATGCAGCCACAGGTAACttgccttggacaagcatgactgtgacacCCTACACCATGTCTCATGAGTAAAATGCCATAATGGACTTCATGTTTCCCTCTTCTAGATGAGATCCCTCGGTCATGTATTACTAGAAAGATGGCATGATCAAGTTTACACGAACAATGAGACCATGCGGTCTAACATGGAGAGTAATCTAAAAGCCAATTTAGGGAATGTTTTTAATAAGTTGACCATGTGATATGAGCAAAGTTAAGTTTGTGTACTACGTCCCTAGACACTCAAAAATTTATAGTACCTTTGCTTAAGAatacgattaagagcctaaaAGTAGGCTATTTACTAAATCTTTGTATCTCACTCTATGTTTTTTAGGAGCTGGTCATGGATAGAGGCAGATTTTGGAGCAAGAGTCATAAATCAGCTATGCACCCTCAAACTTTAttctattttgaaatattcttGAGcatgtttcttattttgtgaCTAAAACTATGTTTTGTATGCCCACTACTTTAATATAGTGTAAATATTGtatgaaattatgttttaaataccttatttttatttcgtGGTAAATTTTACCGTTTTTTCACAAGTCACGAATCGTGCTCTAGAGGCCTACAAAATCGAAAGAGTGTTGTAAAGTTCGTTaattaaagatttttattacaacaatttttttttttttttttttttttgtcgagGATAATACATTGCAAGCTGGGAATTCAATGAGTTTTTACTCATTATGAATGGAACAAAAAGATTACGAGTTAACAAATGTAATGCACCATAATTTCTCCTCTTTGAATTAGTCGTAATAAGTTGTACTTTCTTAGAGAATCTTTGCTCTAATACAACCATGTCACGACCCAATTTTTTTACTCGAGCTTAACTAAGTAAAACgtaataaaaaacataaaagactAAATGAAAGGATGATACAATTTTTCGCATTTAACACGAAACataaatacaatttatttacgaataaaaaatgaaagttggaATACATTTGGCCTATTAAATAATGcaacttaaaatattcaaatagtTAAAACACGGAGTGACATTCTATGACACCGGCTCTAGATTTGCTTCCATCTTCGATCTGCTCCTTTCTGTCACTTAAAAAACCAGTGGAAACTtgaatgagtacaaagactcACTAAGTAGCCTATTTGTAGGCTTTTAATCGTGTCGGTAAGGTATGTTAGGATACCACACTCTTTTCTAgtcatgttcttgttcttcaccTGAGAACTTATTCCCTTAGGTTATGTTCTTGTGTtctgatttcatgtcataatCTAGGATAAGGACCATAGTCCTGGACTCAAAAATCTTAACCTTGGTTCTATTCTAAAGACCTTAACTCTGAGATTTTTGGTTCTTAGTTGACTtccgttttaaaattgtgtttCAAGGTAGGAGTAATGACTGATTTCAGGCCTTTTTGTAGATTGTAACTCAAGAAATAAGTCCTTAAATTCGTTGGAAAACATAACTCTCAAGAGAATAACCCAAACTTTCCTTATTGGTTCACGTGATCCAGACCTTATCTCGCCTAAAATTCGTCACGAAATCTATTCATTTTATCCTCTCAAGCCaaaaaatcttttttgaaCGACAACTTTGTGTAGATGCTCccaattttgtgtttgaagCTCTTGGTTCTTTTTTACCAATTTGCTATTTGATTATGAAGTTTATAAGACAGAACGATACATGCCTCTCTAGCTTCTAATTTCTTTACGAAAGCTTTTCTTCTTATTGCTACCAAACTCTTGGTATCTATAAATATGTGTTTAATGGACCGTGGGTAAAGAATTTGGAGTTTTTCTATAATTCATCCATTTTAAACTCATTTTTGATGTCCTTTAATTACCCTCGATCCTAACTTCTTTTGTCTTTGTGGTGATCATGGAATTCATTCTTGGCGTCCTAGAAAGTGAATGAATTTTCTTTGGAGGGATGAACTTTCTTGTAACTTCTAAttagaatttcaaaaattccttccttcttcaacCATGAAACTTAAATTGGAGAAACATGTTTATGGTACTTTCCGCTCTTAAATCTGCATGAAACTTGTAAAGGAACTTATTTAAAAGTGGTAGGAGTTGATTTGAGGCTAATTCGTGGAGACTAACTTCTTAGTATAGAAGTTAGATTGGCTTGATTCAACTCATCACGAGCTTCTATTCTTATCCTAAATGATCTTCCAcacttttttgtttatagCTCAAACATTGTTTGAATAGAAATATCTAAAACTGGgctaattttgagtttaagtATTTGAACAATTCGACGAAAAAATCTTCTCCATTAGCCATTTGCTGATTTTATCTTTGAATTCTTATTATTGAATCTATAACCCCTCGTATATAgtgattaaaattttttatgatgTAGACAGTTAAATTTCcctaaactttgaattttatcTCATTGGTCCATTCTTGAAATTTCGAGATAAAATACTTGAACTCTAGGTATTCCTTTTCCATATGGAGTTAAAATTCCAAGAAGTTTccttaaaattccaaaaatgactttttttccAAACTTTTTTGAAAGGTCTTCTAATCTTAAAATCGCTCACCTAACTCGAGTTTggaattttcctaaaaaaaactaactcgagtttggatttttctgcaaaaaaaaaaaaaaaaagatgactCAAAAGTGTGAACCACATCACtttactttaaatttataaaagagACAATCATGAATATGTAAATCGTAGAAGTTTCAAATGTGAAAGGATAATCCACGTGAATCAATGTGAATGCATTAGCAActctcaaaattaataatatcttatttagagagctatatttaattattaaagttaATGTTAATAAATTCTTAGTGTGAAAGGTACACATGtgccaatttttattttccataatATATTCTTAACCTAAAAGTTTGAAACATTATGCATTTCTTGACATTAAAACACCACAATGTACAAAGTCTTAATTAGATGCGGgacgaattaaaaaaaaataaaaaaatgaaacacacaaaccatatttttaattgggCTTTTCTTGTAATATAGCTTTCTTTCATGGGATTACATCTCTAATATATCGATGATTTCAAGAACATTTTCTAATCGATGGATTATTAACTCTCAAATTAATCTTTTGACAAGTATTAGctacttcttttcttctttcttttcgtttatGGTATCCATTCTTGTTAATTCTACACATTACTTTTTCTCTATCCCTTGTTATAAGAAAAGATCtcttagaaaaatataaacacaCCAATAATATCATTCatctctaaaaaaaacacaaaataaggttGTATTGATTTGTTTAGTTTCTTAGTCAATTCAATCTTGACCtggttttaatttaaagtttaattcaAGCTGGCGTTTTTAGGTATGAATTTTATATTCCCAACTAGATCTTAATGTCGTTTTTCaatcatattattatatagttttccattttgatttATTGATCTAAGTTCTCAAATTTATCTATAAATAGCCCttctcattttaattttaaagcacACCCACCAAGAGTGAAAACTTGCTAAGAAAcgagaaaaaggagaaaatggTGCTCCCGAGGTACGTGGCTTTCAAATCCAAGGCAGATGACTTGTATTTGAAGTACGTAAAAGAAGATGTTCAAATTCATGGATACATCAAGTACGATGCACATAATGTGATGACCCCTCACACAAAGTATGAAGTGGAGCCTGCTAAAGTTGGCAAAGGCTACGTGAATATAAGGTGTTGTTACAACAACAAATATTGGGTTTgtccttcgatcaacactcgATATGTGGTTGCAGTAGCTGATGAACCAAATGAAGATCAATCCAACTGGGCGTGTACGTTGTTTGAACCCATCTTTGATCCAGATCATCAAGCCTATAGAATTAAGCATGTCTACCTTGGCTACAATACATGTAGTTGGAGAGATGGCTTAACTCGGGACAAGTGCTTATATATGGGGTATTCAACTCCAGACGCCAACCTCTGCGATCTTCATGTTGCTATAGATTGGGAATCATTCTATGTTTTACCCAAATATGTTGCATTTAAAGGTGACAATGGAAGTTACCTTCAAGCATGCTGGGTTGAAGGCTTTCCATATCTCCAATTTTCTTCTAATGATATTGGAGACCCAACGGTGGGAAATGAAGTTTCAACAACAAATGATGGAAATGTTCGCATTAAGTCAAACCACTTTGAAAAATTCTGGAGACGGAGTCCAAATTGGATTTGGGCAGATTCACATGACACCACTGCAAATGACAAAGATACATTATTTTGGCCCGTGAAAGTTGATAACAACATTGTGGCGCTTCGTAATTTAGGTAACAATCATTTTTGCAAGAGGCTCACAACGGAGGGTAAGACAAGTTGTCTTAATGCTGGTGTCCCCACCATCACCAAGGAAGCACGTCTGGAGATACAAGAGTTGGTTCTTTCGAGAAGCATCTATAATGTCATATTTCATCTTTTGGATGCACGAATTTATGGTCAACATGTCATCACCATGGCCAATGGAGATGCTAGTAATAGTTCCAATAAAGAAAACACTATAGATATCAAGCTCCGTTACACGATTTCTGAGAGTAATACATGGTCTTCCACTGTTTCTGCTAAACTCGGTGTAAAGACAACAATTCAAACAGGTATTCCACTGATTGCAGagggaaaaattgaaatgtctGCTGAGTTTTCTGGTGGATATACATGGGGAGAAACTCAATCAAAATCATCTGAGATAGAGACCGTATACAAAGTAACTGTGCCACCCATGTCTAGGGTGAGAGTGAGTCTACTCGCAACAAAAGGTCATTGCGATGTCCCATATTCGTATACTCAACGTGACACTCTTATGAATGGAGACCAAGTGACTAATTATTACGATGATGGAATTTATACGGCCGTCAATTGCTACAACTTCAAGTATGAGACAAAGCAAGAGCCACTCTAAGGTGTTTGTTTGCATTGTTATAAGTATTTGGGTTGAGGCCAATCATTCTCTCTTGGTTATAACTCTAGGAGATTGACTTTAAATAAGGTTATCAACCATCACAAATAAGGTTGGTGGAACCCAAATATGATCTTTTATCGTTTATATGTTCTATCCGTTATCATGATGGTGACCATaaattattgtcttttttttcattgcaATATATTCCGCTCAGCCTTATCATCTAAGtgtacaaatatttaaaactttaaatatttcataaataatttgcTAAAAATCAAACGTTACAAAAATCCTTAATATGtgacaaaaattatttatctgcATTCTAAATACTCAATTTCTTTCATAGTGGATAAATAATCACCAAAAATGTGTCCATGACATATGGGACAAACTTGGTTGACAATCATTTGTCTATTGAccctaattttcaaaagagTGGTTATGCATTAATGGAGGAAATTGAAGTTGGCAAAATTTTGGATGTTATTCAAACTACTGCAAACATTGAATAccattataaaagaaaacataaaaagacTCCAAAATGTAAAAGCACGGTTTCACGCGATTCGATGGTTTAAAAAGATGGACAAATTTTTTcagagaatttaaaacataatttagaatatatttatattatatcaaaatataaatggtagtggaaacaaacacaaaacaagGAATGgacacaaaatatttaaaacaaaagagtgTGGAGGATGACGGATAAAGCTTGTCTGTGACATCTTCTCCAGAGTCAGCTCCCGACTTCGACCAGCTCTttatttacctaaaaaatatgGGAAACATGGAGTAAGTACAAAGATacagtaagtagcctacttgtatgCTCTtaattatgttatgtatatgctagggtaccacactctttcttttcttgttctgatttttgttgtaagtacttagaCTCTTTAGTTTTGTTCTTAACTTGTGagttcttatcatgatctatCCTAATGTAACGACtcaggaaagaaagaaaaaatatatatatataataaaaaataactaaaaaataaaataaataaataaataaataaataaaaactcagtcgccggaaaacccTCGAGTTTTTCTGCGACCGCCGAGTTTCTCGGAACCCACGTGAAACGATGGCCACAGCACGCCCAGCCCTCAGCCCACGAAACCCAGCATCTTCAGAACAcctgcaaagggagaaaagatagacaatttcgagagagagagagagatttcgaacaAACGTCGGCGAGTGTCCAGTTTCTCCGACGAGCCCtcaaaccgacaccaaacgacctgttaccaccatgagaaggatccctaacgaaagcacaataactcagggtacgttttgtgttatttcgtaagcgccgtcgtcggtaaccgaggtcggAAAATTAGGTTTTCCTAATCGTTCATAGATCCGTGGTTTTAGGAACCTTTAGGCCGCAAGActtccagaaaagaaagaaggacgacgaataaagaggaagaggaagagagaggaccgaaatcggcaacgAAAACGCCgtgggaaggagagagagaaagctcgcCAGAAAATCGgccgaagtcgggtaaggaagacgagacccacggatccgggtcaacccgaacccagaACCTGAGAGGGTCAGCCCATTCTTTCCTCggcctctgccttcggcccagcccaactacagcggcccaaacctcaaaccagcccagaagctacggttcagttgaaccaacccagactagacccacggtccaattgAGCCGGCCTTCAAATCAAACCCTTGCGGCCTAGCCCAGTAAGCCAAGGCCCAACGATtagtcttggcccagtagccttccacagcccgcgacccgaaccggactgcgacccgcgcttcgacccgacACTACCGCTCAACATGGCTCTCTCTGCTGCCgccacgtgtcacacagcGGCGCAGGCAAtccctcggctcggctcggctcggcgcaAACGACTTGGGCTCCCTCCGGTGACGCTCCGGCAACTACAGCggctgttcggctcggctcacctgttttcagcctggtttccactgtttcgaccctcacggatctgttttcggccccgattaaggtatccgaggccgttttagagccgtatttcacatttattaaatattaggtaaattaattgtgaaatactaacgaaaagtggtgaacggtgtgataggaaacaaaccccagcgacgtaggaagcagctctcacggaagcagaaaagaacccgtgctggctgaaggcaatgcaggaggagatgacatccatcaccgagaaccatacgtggagtctggaggatatgccgctgggacaccgagccatagggctcaaatgggtcttcaaactgaagcgcaacgaaaaaggagaagttgtgaagcacaaggcctgtctggtggcgaagggctacgtctagaagcaaggagtggacttcgaagaggtatttgcGCCAGTGGCAAGGTTAGAATCCGTTCATTTCTTGCTGAAAATTGCGGCACATTACTCTTGGGAGGTTCACCATATGGACGTAAAGTCTGCTTTCCTTAACggagagctgaaggagaccGTCTATGTCCGACAACCACCTGGCTTCCTGGACAACGACAACCCCAATAAGGTACTACGCCTGCACAAGACACTCTACGGGATTCAACAAGCCCCACGAGCCTGGAACGTGAAGCTCGAGAGTACCCTACTGTCACTGAAATTCAAACgttgtgcctctgagcatggcatgtacacgcACGGCCATGGCAAGAAACGACTGATCGTCGAagtgtacgtcgacgacctcataatcactggaggcgaCGTGGAAGTCCTCAGAAGGTTCAAGAAGGAGATGTCAAAAAAATTTGggatgagcgatctcggcgtgctcagctactacctcggcatcgaagtgcaacaAAATTCTACCAGCATCTCCATCTGCCAAAGTGCATACGCGAAGAAGCTGCTGGACACAACTGGGCTTGTGGACAGTAATCCTACAAGGATGCCAATGGAGGCCCGACTCCAACTAAGGAAGGCCGGCACTACATCGACAGTCgactccaccaattaccgcagCATTGTCGGGAGTCTGTGCTATCTAGTAAACTCTCGTCCTGATCTTACTTATTCTGTTGGATATGTGAgcaggtttatggaagcacctagggaggagcatctagtggctgtcaagcgcatcctgcgctatgtagccggaaccagaggctggggtgtAAGATACTGCACAGGGAGCGAAAAGGAGAAACTCAagctggtcggctacagtggtagtgacatggccggtgacgttgatgatcggAAGAGCACCAGCGGAATGATCTACTTTCTCTCAGGCAGCgcgatctgctggcaatcaacaaaacaggaggtagttgctttgtcttcctGCGAAGCAGAATACATCGCCGCTTCGATGGCAGCAACACAAGGGATCTGACTTGCGCGactaatggaagaactcattGGGAGAGAAagcgatccaccaatgctatacgtagacaacaaagctacgatctcccagatcaaaaatccagttttgcacgaccggagcaagcacatagaaatcagattccactacatTCGAGAATGTGTAGATCGagggctcatcaagattgatttcatccgaacaga includes these proteins:
- the LOC111803769 gene encoding uncharacterized protein LOC111803769 gives rise to the protein MVLPRYVAFKSKADDLYLKYVKEDVQIHGYIKYDAHNVMTPHTKYEVEPAKVGKGYVNIRCCYNNKYWVCPSINTRYVVAVADEPNEDQSNWACTLFEPIFDPDHQAYRIKHVYLGYNTCSWRDGLTRDKCLYMGYSTPDANLCDLHVAIDWESFYVLPKYVAFKGDNGSYLQACWVEGFPYLQFSSNDIGDPTVGNEVSTTNDGNVRIKSNHFEKFWRRSPNWIWADSHDTTANDKDTLFWPVKVDNNIVALRNLGNNHFCKRLTTEGKTSCLNAGVPTITKEARLEIQELVLSRSIYNVIFHLLDARIYGQHVITMANGDASNSSNKENTIDIKLRYTISESNTWSSTVSAKLGVKTTIQTGIPLIAEGKIEMSAEFSGGYTWGETQSKSSEIETVYKVTVPPMSRVRVSLLATKGHCDVPYSYTQRDTLMNGDQVTNYYDDGIYTAVNCYNFKYETKQEPL